TTGAGACGGGAGCGGATATAGTCGTAATCGTAGCGAACGTCGAGGGGGCTACGACAGGTGGGGCAGCGGGTGGTCGATTCATCCTCCCGAACCCGCCTGCCACAGCCGATGCAGTACAGCTCGTAAAAGCGTGACCCCGATTTTTTGCTACGGCTGCTCACAAAGATCCCACAGGCAGAAGAATTGATGACTTGGGCGGGGATGTTACCCGCTCCCCACTAGCCTGTCAAGCCTTTCGCCCCCTCACCCCTGTCTGCTGTCCGCCCGGCCCTTCACCATCTCATAGGCCTCCTTGATAGCAATAAGCTTTTGATGGGCCATCTCCTGGAACTCTCGGCCGAGATGCAAGACCTTGTCGGGATGGTACTGGGCGACCAAATGCCGGTAAGCGGTGCGGATCTCGTCCGGGCTCGCCCCCCGATCGACCCCGAGGAGGGCGTACGGATCAGCCGATCCTGCCTGGGCCTCGGGCTCCGCTGGCCGCTTCCCAAAGCCCCTGCCCGGATCCACCCGGACCCCAGAGAGGAACCAGAGGAGGAGGCCCAAGATAATGAGATCGTCCAGCCACCCCACGGCGGGGATGAGATCAGGGACGAGGTCCACTGGACTCACAACATACAAGAGGGCGCCAAGAATGAGTAGAATTTGTTTGAAGCGAGTGGGCATGACTCACCCTCAAAATCGGCTGCGCGACTCCCAGGCACGGCGGGGACCTCGAATTGATTCTACGGGAGGAGGCGACGGCTTGTCAAAGGCGAGGGCAGTTTTGCAGATCGCCGGTGAGAAGAAGGTACACGTGAAAGCGCCTACCCCACTGTCAGGGATAGGCGCTCTTCGAAAACAACGGCAT
This portion of the Candidatus Methylomirabilota bacterium genome encodes:
- a CDS encoding DnaJ domain-containing protein yields the protein MPTRFKQILLILGALLYVVSPVDLVPDLIPAVGWLDDLIILGLLLWFLSGVRVDPGRGFGKRPAEPEAQAGSADPYALLGVDRGASPDEIRTAYRHLVAQYHPDKVLHLGREFQEMAHQKLIAIKEAYEMVKGRADSRQG